TGGTCGGTCTGGCGCTGAATGGCACGCTGCTGGCGACTCCTGACGACTGCGTACCGGAGCGCTCTCACCAGTCGGTCACCGTCCAGATCCGCTTTCGGAAGGTAGTCCTGTGCGCCGCGGTTGATCGCTTCGATAGCCATCTCTTGGTCCTGCATCCCCGTGAGAACGATAATCGGGACAGCCTCCACCATTTCGGTGGCCCGGTCGAGTGTCGCAAGTCCTGTCGACTCTGGCAGTCCGAGATCCAGCAGCAACACGTCGTAGGCCGCCCCGGAATGGTCGCTGACCGGTGCCAGCGAATCGACGTGCGAGATTGTCACGTCGTCGACAAAATGTGCCACTGCCGGGGAGTTCAGGTGATGCTCGACGAGGCGGGCGTCACCCGGGTTGTCCTCGACGAGGAGCACGTCGAGATGCACCGTCTCGGCCATCGTTATTTCGGCGGCCGCTTGACGACCGTGAGGAAGAACTCCTCGACGCTGCTCACGATGTCGACGAACCCGTCGAAATCGACTGGTTTCGTCAGGTGGGCGTTCGCGTGCAGGTCGTACGATTCGATGATGTCCTCTTCCGCTTCGGAACTGGTCAGCACGACGACCGGAATCCGTCGGAGCGACTCGTCGGCTTTCATCTCTTTGAGGACTTCCTGCCCTCCCTTACGGGGCATATTGAGGTCGAGCAACAACAGGTCGGGGCGGGGTGCGTCCGCGTACTCGCCTTCCTGCCGGAGGAATTTCAGCGCCTCGACGCCGTCGTTGACGACGTGGAGATTGTTCAGCACCTTCCCCTTCTCTAAGGCTTTCTCGGTCAGTCTGACGTCCCCGGGATTGTCCTCGGCCAGCAGAATCTCGACTGGCCGGCCCTCAGCGCTATCAGTCATCGCGATTCGCCCCCGTCGCCGCGGGCAATGTAAATTTGAACGTCGCCCCGCTGTCCGACGGTTCGACCCAGATGCGCCCGTCGTGGCGCAGGACGATCCGCTGGCAGACAGCCAAGCCGATACCGGTACCCTCCGTATCGTGCACGCCGCCCCGGTGGAAGATGTCGAACACCTCCTCGCGGTCCGCCGCCGGTATCCCCGGTCCGTTGTCCGAGACGGTGAACACGACGTCGTCACCGTCCCTGTCGGCGCTGATCTCGATACGGGGTTCGATGCCGGCTTCGGTAGCGTACTGGATGGCGTTTTCCAGAAGGTTCTGGAACACCTGCCCGACCTGATTCGGGTCAGCGTCGACGGGCGGTAGTGTCTCCATCGTGACAGTGGCGTCCGCTTCTTCGATTCGCATCTGCAGGGCATCCAGCGTCCGATTGAGGACTCCCTCCGGGTCTATCTCCTCGAAATCGCTGGCGTTCGTTTCGACCCGCGAGTACCGGAGCAAGGCATCGACCATCTCCTGCATCCGCCGAGCGCCGTCGACGGCGAAAGCCATGTACTCGGCGGCCTCT
The Haloarcula sp. CBA1129 genome window above contains:
- a CDS encoding response regulator, giving the protein MTDSAEGRPVEILLAEDNPGDVRLTEKALEKGKVLNNLHVVNDGVEALKFLRQEGEYADAPRPDLLLLDLNMPRKGGQEVLKEMKADESLRRIPVVVLTSSEAEEDIIESYDLHANAHLTKPVDFDGFVDIVSSVEEFFLTVVKRPPK
- a CDS encoding ATP-binding protein; its protein translation is MGPDSDEHRIFHAGEPAVIEDYQELSSPSAPAMPMRTLLCLPLDDRGMLCIGSETVSSFDGDERFLLEILASTAAAALERIERETRLKSKQTELERSNEALQQFAYIASHDLQEPLRMVSSYVDLLDSEYGDDLDEEAAEYMAFAVDGARRMQEMVDALLRYSRVETNASDFEEIDPEGVLNRTLDALQMRIEEADATVTMETLPPVDADPNQVGQVFQNLLENAIQYATEAGIEPRIEISADRDGDDVVFTVSDNGPGIPAADREEVFDIFHRGGVHDTEGTGIGLAVCQRIVLRHDGRIWVEPSDSGATFKFTLPAATGANRDD